From the genome of Bos indicus isolate NIAB-ARS_2022 breed Sahiwal x Tharparkar chromosome 2, NIAB-ARS_B.indTharparkar_mat_pri_1.0, whole genome shotgun sequence:
CATAAGCTGGTACAACTCCTCCGGGCAGTTGTCAGGTCGTACCATGCGGTAGCCTCGCTCCAGGTTCTGAATCACCTCAGGATTGGTCATCCCTAGAGGTTGATGGGAGAACTGACATCAAGGCTCCAGGTTTCGGAAGCCCAGAGACAGGGGTGATGGTCAAGAAGATATTTGACAACAGGTATGGTGTGAGCACCAATCCAAAGGGATCTTGGTCTTCATCGATGGTAAGGATGGTAAGGCTATATTGGCAGTACCTGCGAAAGGTCAGTCATGCCACTTAGAGTGTCTGCTATGGCTTAAACATGCAGAAACACAGACGTGTTTGGCTGTGAGTCCTTGAGTGATCCACTGaacttctttgagcctcagtttccttatttagaAAATGGGATAATAGGAGCTCCTACCTCCTAGAGAtgttgtgaggattgaatgagaaAGTGTGTACACGGCCCTGAGGATGgtgcctggaggaggagatggagcaTAAAGAGCGCCTGTGATGATTATTATTTGGTGGGGAAGGATGAAGCCATCAGGGCCTAGTGCAGGATGGGGGCCCACAGCCAGGACAATGGGGAAGTTTCTCCAGCTCTGGGAACAGGCACATGAGATGCTGCATCAGGAAGCCAGGTGGATCCTGGGCCTCAGCCAGGCAGACCCTGCATCGGGCACAGAAGATTCACTAGGCCCCTCTGTGACCCAGATGAAGTCATCTTTGGACCAGTTCCCTCCCTTTGTACTGATCCTGGCCCCACCAGCGAGGCCCATTACATGTGGACCCCAAGAGATGGTGCTCTGGAGAACCGAATGGTCACAGCAGAAATAGGCTCCCTGTTTCTAAATTACCTGTGTGGCCTCtggtttctccttccttctcctgagaAGAGAAGCCTAACTCCTAGACATCCTAGCAAAACAGTAGTTTTACTCCTACAAAGCTTCAAACTGGAACCTAGTCAATAGAGACCTCTCTTCCTCAGGCCTTGCCCCTGGGAGCCTCTAGCTATGTGGCCctcacatttaaaaatcagggcACGGAAAGATACAGGCTAGGAAACAACACTGATGGATAGAGTCAAGGGTGCAAACCAATTGGCTACACCCAGCCTAAATATAGCCCACAGACAGACCCACTTTGACTTGGCCCCGTATTGTGTTTTTAAACAATCTGAATCATCACCAATATTTGGAAATGGGCAAATTTTCCTAAAACTCCAAGCTTTGGCTTTTCTTGAAAATACACAGCTCTGCTTTTTGGGCCCCTGTGTCTTAATAGCAACCATCTGCTGGCGCAGACGAGTTTACCCAGGTCCCCATTACTCTCCATAGTCTCCCTGACCCTGAAACTATGCGTCAGTTGCCATTTATCATCGTGCTTTCATTGCCTTTATTCTTCTAGTAGAAAAATTCTCTAAGGGAGCAGTGTGAGCTCTTGGCAGGATGACAAGAGTATGTTTCTAGCCCCAGCGCTGCCCTTGAACTCTTTGATGGGGCAAGTCCAGACCAGGAAAGGCCTGCATACTCACACCTAATTCTAAGGTGTTTTTACCTTCCCAGGAGCAAAGTTCTGTGCACACTGCTCAGGATGTGGGAAGCTTCTGCCAAGTCTGGCCATCGGGCTGCACGAGCTCCCAACCCTGTCTTTgtgttctgtttcctttccccAGCGTTTCCTAGCAAGTTCCTTCCAAAAAAATTCCATTCCTGCCCTGGCTGAattcagcggtaaagaacttTGTCGAGGAGATAGAGGGAGGAGTGGGAGAGAGTGGGAATTGGTTGCTTACACATCTCTCTCACTCTACATGGAAGGCTTTAGAGGGAAAGGAAGTCAGTGTTTCGTGAGCATCTACTATGAGTCAAGCTCTTTCAAAAATAATCTTGTTTCTCATAtcatgaaactgaggctcagaaaggtaaaGTCATCTGCCCAAAGTCACCTGCCCAAAGTGATTAATAATAAAACCTAACACCCTTGAGTGTTTTGTATGGGTCAAATACTGTTCTAACCTCACGTTTTACAACTGGGGAAAGAAGCAATAATCTGATCAAAGTCAAACAGAAAGCATCAGTGGCAGATCTTGTAATAAAAAGTAGGCCTTTGGGAACTTCCGCAGCGGTCTagcggttaagactttgccttccaatgcagcagctgcaggtttgatccctagttggggaactaagatcccacatgctgcaaggtgtggccaaaaaataaataaaatttggaaaaaaatgaaaaaagaaagaaggcttcTTGCCTCTCAGACCAGATCCTCTTCTACCTACTAGGCTGCCTGTGTTAGAGTTAAAGAAAAGAGCTGGGATTATTGAAGGAAGAGAGATTCAGGAACAGAAATGGAAGCCAGACCTAGGAGATGTGGCACCTGATCGGGGATGCACGAGTGCCATCCCTAGGAGAATAGAGGGGAAGCAGCTGGAAAGGTTCATATTCTGAGCCTGGGAGGAAGTAGAAAGACATGAATTTGCTGCCCTTCCCCATCACCCTTTCAGCTCCTGCCTGGACCCCGACCTGGGTAAGGGATGCGACCATGAGTGACAATCTCCGTCAGCAGGATCCCAAAAGACCACACGTCCGACTTGATGGTGAATGTCCCATAGTTAATGGCTTCTGGTGCTGTCCACTTAATGGGAAACTTGGCACCTGGAGGGAGGGCAGTGAGGTCACCAGGGTCTGCCAGGCCAGACCCCGGAGACCCCTAACTTCCCTCATATCCCATACCTACCCTCCCTGGCTGTGTACTCGTTGTCCTCAATGAGGCGTGCTAGACCAAAGTCCGCGATCTTGCAGCTCAGGCTATGGGACACCAGGATGTTGGCAGCCCTCAAGTCACGGTGGATATAATTCTGCTCTTCAATGAATGCCATGCCCTCTGCAATCTGCAGACCAGATATAGGTCAGCAGTCCTGGGCCAGATATCTGGATCCCATTGCCCTGTGCCCACGCTCAGCCCCTCCCTAGTCTCCTTACTTGGGCTGCCATGTCCAAGAGTTTGTTGATAGTCAGCTTGATGCCTTCGGAGGTCTTGAGAAAAtccaccaggcttcctgtggACATAAGCAAGAGTTGCTGACCCAAATTGCCCCAGGGGAAAGCTCCCAGACCCTTCTCCCCTAAGTAGGGGTCTAGAAGCCATGTCTGATGTGTGGAAAGGAAGAGTAAGAGCTGAAAATGGAGGAGTATCTGTTCAGAGTAAGGGTGCCTGAGATGTGTGATGCCCTTTTCCTGGGGACTAAGATGCCACTTGGAGGGGTCTGCAAGCTTCTTGCCACGAGTGGGGTGGAACCTGAACTCCTCAGCCAGGCATCCAAGCCCTGAATAGTCCACATCTGCagtttcttctcttccctccacTCCTGCCTCTTTTACTCCATCTACCCTAGATAATTGTGAGATTTTTCTCATAGACCATGGGTTCCCACTCCAAAGTCTCTTTGTCCCATTTCTTCTGCTACAGTTTCTTTTTGGTCATGGCTCAGCTAGACTCCTCCTTTAAAAACCCTCTCCAGATTGTACCAGGAATAATAAAttgtatcatcatcatcatctaccTGCTAAGACTTTTCTATGGCATAAACTCGTTTTCCTAGGGTGCATAATTAAAGCAAGGTTTCTCTGATAGCAAGATTCTTATTTTGTCCATCAATATTCCCAGCCTTCAGtggatgcatgctcagtcactaagctgtattggctctttaggaccccatggactgtagcccaccaggctcctcttgtctgtgggatttcccaggcaagaatactggagtgggttgccattttctcctccaggggatcttcctgacccagagaccaaattgcatcttctgcattggcaggcggattcttaaccactgaggcATGTGGGAAGCTCCTCCCAGCCCACAGAAAACAGCAATAAATGTATgctgaatatattaaaataggaGTATGAAAATAGGTATCATGAGGGAGTGAGGGACCATCTTTCTGGTAGCAGAGGGTAACTAGAAGAAGACCAGGGATTAGAGTGGCTGGAACAGAGCTAGTAACCACTGGCCCTTCTCaagagattaaaaccctgtgtGAAGATGACAACAACCTGAATGTCCCCATTTGAGTGCTGAATTAGTCACAGACAAAACCTCACCCAAAGGCAGCAAATATGTGGACAAACACTGTCATTCCTCCATTGTGTCCATGGCAGATATTGCTAATCAATCCCAGTGCTCACTTCCAATGAACCTCAGAATCCTCAACACAGAGCTCCAAGCAACTACCAATTGAAGGTGGCCTGCTACTTGCCATTTTCAGAATCCATTAACCAATTAGCTTTTTTCCCTTCCTGAAAGAAGGACAGATTTTATACTCCCAAAGAATCAGAGCCAGATAACAACAAACTTACTGAGCCATTACTATACAGCAGACATTGTTCTAACTGCTCTATATGCATTAGCATTCATCCTCACAAAGATCCTATAAGAAAGTTActattcgatggacgtgagtctgggtgaactctgggagttggtgatggacagggaggcctggcgtgctgtgattcatggggtcgcaaagagtcggacatgactgagagactgaactgaactgattgcattattatcaccatttttacagatgaggaaaccatggCAGAGAGAAGTGGTGATAACCCCAAGGCCACACAGTCCTCAAGCCAGGATTCCAATCCAAGCAGTCAGAGTCCTTAATGACTACTACTTTCTGGATAAGCCTGTTTAGATTTCTGCTGGTATTCTTGAGGGAACTGAGCACCAGAGGCAGGACAGAGACTTGGCCCAAAGCTGGGCCTAGAAATTCCTATTTatttaaactccccttctttggGCTCTCAATCTGTCCAACAGTGGGCGAAGGGATGGGGAGAGGCTCATCAAGAACTGAAAAAGAGGGCCTTGGAACAGATCAGACCTCCCAAGGCTGGGAGCAGAAGATATAGAAAAGGAGCTAGGGACCTACTCATCTCCTGAGATCAAGCATCCTTAGATCAAGATAAGGCTTTGAAGAAGGCAAACAGTACTGCAGGTGAGGGAAAATGGGCGTTGAGTCCTCTTCCACAACCTGAgagggaggcctcgcatgctgcagtccacggggttgcaaagagtgggccacgactgagaggctgaacaacCAGAGCCTGCCACCTCAAGCTGGGCTCCCAGATACGGTTCAAACAGCACACCCTCTTCTCCACACACCCTCTGGTCGCCCCTGAAGGTGAGTCTTTGAGGGCTCAGCAAAATTCCTCTAGGAAAACCTCAGTGCACAGCCACGCATAGCTCCTCCCCACTCCGGGAAGGGGCAGAGGACACGGCAGCGCCCCCCAGCGGCCGCGCACGGCGGCGGCGCCCACCGTTCTCCATATATTCCGTGATGATGTAGATGGGCTCCTGGGTGACCACCGCGTAGAGCCGGACCAGCCTCTGGTGTTGCAGCTGCTTCATGAGGTTGGCCTCGGCCAGGAAGGCATCGGGGGACATGCTGCCCTGCTTCAGGCTCTTGACTGCCACCTTCGTGTGCCCGTTGTAGTACCCTAGGGCAGGGAAGGGTTGGGAGGGTCACTCACAGCCCATGTACCCAGAGCTAGGCAGCTGCCCTGAAACAGGGTACTGTCGTAGAACTCTTAGGACCTCGGTAGacgcctcccctccccacctgcccgCAGTCCTGGAGGGCCTCACTCACCCATCCACACCTCTCCGAACTGGCCAGCCCCCAGCCGCTCCACCAGCTTCAGAGTCTCCCTGGGAACCTCCCACTCATCCTCCCACCACGGCTTCTGGGGCTTCTGGGTCTGGCAGGGGCGGCTCAACCGTGTGCACAGCCCGTC
Proteins encoded in this window:
- the LCK gene encoding tyrosine-protein kinase Lck isoform X1, encoding MGCSCSSNPEDDWMENIDVCENCHYPIVPLDGKTTLPMRNGSEVRDPLVTYEGSNPPASPLQDNLVIALHSYEPSHDGDLGFEKGEQLRILEQNGEWWKAQSLTTGQEGFIPFNFVAKANSLEPEPWFFKTLSRKDAERQLLAPGNTHGSFLIRESESTAGSFSLSVRDFDQTQGEVVKHYKIRNLDKGGFYISPRVTFPGLHELVRHYMNTSDGLCTRLSRPCQTQKPQKPWWEDEWEVPRETLKLVERLGAGQFGEVWMGYYNGHTKVAVKSLKQGSMSPDAFLAEANLMKQLQHQRLVRLYAVVTQEPIYIITEYMENGSLVDFLKTSEGIKLTINKLLDMAAQIAEGMAFIEEQNYIHRDLRAANILVSHSLSCKIADFGLARLIEDNEYTAREGAKFPIKWTAPEAINYGTFTIKSDVWSFGILLTEIVTHGRIPYPGMTNPEVIQNLERGYRMVRPDNCPEELYQLMMLCWKERPEERPTFDYLRSVLEDFFTATEGQYQPQP
- the LCK gene encoding tyrosine-protein kinase Lck isoform X2, with protein sequence MRNGSEVRDPLVTYEGSNPPASPLQDNLVIALHSYEPSHDGDLGFEKGEQLRILEQNGEWWKAQSLTTGQEGFIPFNFVAKANSLEPEPWFFKTLSRKDAERQLLAPGNTHGSFLIRESESTAGSFSLSVRDFDQTQGEVVKHYKIRNLDKGGFYISPRVTFPGLHELVRHYMNTSDGLCTRLSRPCQTQKPQKPWWEDEWEVPRETLKLVERLGAGQFGEVWMGYYNGHTKVAVKSLKQGSMSPDAFLAEANLMKQLQHQRLVRLYAVVTQEPIYIITEYMENGSLVDFLKTSEGIKLTINKLLDMAAQIAEGMAFIEEQNYIHRDLRAANILVSHSLSCKIADFGLARLIEDNEYTAREGAKFPIKWTAPEAINYGTFTIKSDVWSFGILLTEIVTHGRIPYPGMTNPEVIQNLERGYRMVRPDNCPEELYQLMMLCWKERPEERPTFDYLRSVLEDFFTATEGQYQPQP